One Citrus sinensis cultivar Valencia sweet orange chromosome 5, DVS_A1.0, whole genome shotgun sequence genomic window, CATGATTATGGTATTTGTGCAAGGCATCAAACATCCCTTCATTTCCAGGCATCTGGCAGTAAGCATCATATATATCATTAGccttaaagaaacaaaagaaaagtaaacagAGACAACAGAGACGGTATTGGCTTTGCTCTCACCAAATTTCCATATGCGGAATAGCCGCCTATTGCAAGAGGAAACAAACACATCGCAATAATCAAATATGCGAACTTCACTCCTCTCCACATCGGGATACGCGAAGGTTTCTTTGCAGTAGAAGGCATGGTCCCCTGTAACAATATcgtcataattataatttttcaaaattcatcagtttcaatatatatttttaattgaatatattgCCATTTCTTTGAATGAAAAGGTTGAACTTTACTTGTACTTCGAGCACAAGATTATGGCCTCTGAAAGCGAAGGCGATTATCCCAAGTGAATTGAGAATACTGAAAATGGTAGCCACGTCTGATATCTCCTTCACCGGCTCGTAGGAGACACCCACGGGCCTATCTTTAATGACGGACACAACCCAAATGATTGTACAGTAGCTAACGGCAGTGATTGCTCCGATCAGGGAAACCCCAGCGATTGAATTTAAGTTGGGAAGTTGAGCCAAAACAACTGCTGCGCAAATGAACACCAAGTACCACTCTACAGTTGTTAAACGAGTAACGTTGCATGTCTCACTAGCACCACACACGATTTCGAAAAATGTCTTCAACGTGCCACCTCCTATCATGACCAA contains:
- the LOC102629374 gene encoding lysine histidine transporter-like 8; this translates as MGEISSPASTAISAPPSPLPDSAPRTPRSPLASRLMTPIVSPMKKAITSVHGYLEEVGQFTKLDPQDAWLPITESRNGNAYYSAFHTLSSGIGVQALVLPLAFTTLGWTWGIICLLLVFIWQLYTLWLLIQLHESESGTRYSRYLRLSMAAFGEKRGKLLALFPIMYLSGGTCVILVMIGGGTLKTFFEIVCGASETCNVTRLTTVEWYLVFICAAVVLAQLPNLNSIAGVSLIGAITAVSYCTIIWVVSVIKDRPVGVSYEPVKEISDVATIFSILNSLGIIAFAFRGHNLVLEVQGTMPSTAKKPSRIPMWRGVKFAYLIIAMCLFPLAIGGYSAYGNLVRAKPIPSLLSLFTFLLFL